The Enterobacter asburiae genomic sequence GCGGCCTGTGCGCCAGTGGACACCACGACTGCCAGCAGCAGGGTACTTACGATGCTGATGTTTTTCATTCTCTGTTCCTTCCTCATCGTATTGTCGCTGCTGCACGTCTTAGCTGGCGGCACGGCAATCAGGATTTTTATTTAGTCAGTTCTGCGGTCATGTACACGCGGTTGTTGACCTTCGCGCTCGTGATTTTATAAGAGGCATTCTGCTCGGCGGCCTGCGCGGCAATTTTCGCTTCTGCGCGGTCAAGGGTAGAGGCGGTTGCGCTCACGCTTTGAGCGAAAGAACCGAAAGAAACCAGGGAAAGAGCGGCAACTGCAACGAAAG encodes the following:
- a CDS encoding YdgH/BhsA/McbA-like domain containing protein — its product is MKSIKTFVAVAALSLVSFGSFAQSVSATASTLDRAEAKIAAQAAEQNASYKITSAKVNNRVYMTAELTK